A single genomic interval of Polynucleobacter necessarius harbors:
- the aceE gene encoding pyruvate dehydrogenase (acetyl-transferring), homodimeric type gives MAAVPDQVLGKKNAQDADPGETQEWLQALDGVIRNEGPERAAYLIDQQISHARVNGVVQPFHAETPYINTIPVENQARLPGDQNVEHRIRSYTRWNAMAMVLRANKDTNVGGHISSFQSAATLYDVGFNHFWHAPSPEYGGDLIFVQGHSAPGVYARAYMLGRLEEGQLNNFRQEVGGKGISSYPHPWLMPDFWQFPTVSMGLGPIMAIYQARFMKYLTDRGFIQEQGRKVWAFLGDGEADEPESLGAIGIAGREKLDNLIFVINCNLQRLDGPVRGNGKIIQELEGAFRGAGWNVIKVVWGGQWDALFARDKKGILMQRLGEIVDGQYQTMKSKNGAYVREIVFNTPELKALVSDWSDDEIWQLNRGGHDPHKVFAAFHAAVNHKDQPTVILAHTIKGYGMGGSGEAMNIAHQAKKMNADDVRRFRDRFEIPVKDEQLDEMPLVKFTEGSPELEYMKARRQELGGYLPQRRTKAESLPVPALDVFAPFLEATTEGREISTTMAFVRMLNTVVRDKVLGKRVVPIVPDESRTFGMEGMFRQLGIWNQLGQLYTPEDHDQLMFYKEDKIGQILQEGINEAGGMCDWIAAATSYSTHGVPMLPFYIFYSMFGFQRIGDLAWAAGDMRSRGFLLGGTAGRTTLNGEGLQHEDGHSHLWSGAVPNCISYDPTFSFELAVVIQDGMRRMLEVQEDVYYYVTLMNENYAHPAMPKGAEKDIIKGMYKLKSVGDANAKLCVQLLGSGTIFREVIEAAEILHKDWGIASDLWGCSSFTELGRDWTAVHRSNLLNPSAAPALSHVEKCLKDTAGPVIAATDYVRLFAEQIRPAIQHMGRRYEVLGTDGFGRSDTREKLRDFFEVDRRWVVLTALRSLVDSGRLDRSKLAEAIKKYDIDTTKPNPMTV, from the coding sequence ATGGCAGCGGTTCCAGACCAAGTATTAGGTAAAAAAAATGCCCAGGACGCTGATCCAGGCGAGACTCAAGAATGGTTGCAAGCGCTCGATGGCGTGATTCGCAACGAAGGTCCTGAGAGGGCTGCCTATCTCATTGATCAGCAAATTTCTCATGCACGCGTCAATGGAGTGGTGCAACCTTTCCATGCGGAGACCCCTTATATCAATACCATTCCAGTTGAGAATCAAGCGCGCTTACCCGGCGATCAAAATGTAGAGCATCGCATTCGTTCTTATACTCGGTGGAACGCGATGGCGATGGTTCTGCGGGCCAATAAAGACACCAATGTTGGTGGTCATATTTCATCCTTCCAATCAGCGGCAACTTTGTACGACGTTGGCTTTAATCACTTTTGGCATGCACCGTCTCCAGAATATGGCGGAGATTTGATATTTGTACAGGGCCACTCCGCGCCGGGCGTTTATGCGCGTGCTTATATGTTGGGTCGCCTTGAAGAAGGCCAGCTGAACAACTTCCGCCAAGAAGTAGGGGGCAAAGGAATATCCAGCTATCCGCATCCTTGGTTGATGCCAGACTTCTGGCAGTTCCCAACGGTATCGATGGGATTAGGCCCAATCATGGCTATTTACCAGGCCCGCTTTATGAAGTACTTAACAGACCGTGGCTTCATTCAAGAGCAGGGTCGTAAGGTTTGGGCTTTCTTGGGCGATGGTGAAGCCGATGAGCCAGAGTCATTGGGTGCAATTGGTATTGCTGGCCGTGAAAAGTTGGACAACCTCATTTTTGTTATTAACTGCAACTTGCAGCGCTTAGATGGCCCAGTACGCGGTAACGGCAAAATTATCCAAGAGCTTGAGGGTGCGTTTCGTGGCGCCGGTTGGAATGTCATCAAAGTAGTGTGGGGCGGTCAATGGGATGCATTATTTGCTCGTGACAAAAAAGGCATTTTGATGCAACGCCTCGGTGAGATCGTTGACGGTCAATATCAGACGATGAAGTCTAAGAATGGCGCTTACGTTCGAGAGATTGTTTTCAATACTCCAGAATTAAAAGCCCTGGTAAGCGACTGGAGCGATGATGAGATTTGGCAGCTGAATCGTGGCGGCCATGATCCCCATAAAGTGTTCGCGGCCTTCCATGCTGCGGTCAACCATAAAGATCAGCCTACAGTGATCTTGGCTCACACCATTAAAGGTTACGGCATGGGCGGCTCTGGTGAAGCGATGAATATTGCCCACCAAGCGAAGAAGATGAATGCGGATGACGTGCGTCGTTTCCGCGACCGCTTTGAAATTCCTGTTAAGGATGAACAGTTGGATGAAATGCCTTTGGTGAAGTTTACTGAAGGTAGTCCTGAGTTGGAGTACATGAAGGCGCGCCGTCAAGAATTGGGTGGCTACTTGCCACAGCGTCGCACTAAAGCAGAAAGCTTGCCTGTACCAGCTTTAGATGTTTTTGCTCCTTTCCTTGAAGCAACCACAGAAGGTCGTGAGATTTCCACAACCATGGCATTCGTGCGTATGCTCAATACAGTAGTGCGCGATAAGGTCTTAGGTAAACGCGTAGTTCCGATTGTGCCGGACGAGTCTCGTACTTTTGGCATGGAAGGTATGTTCCGTCAATTAGGCATCTGGAATCAATTGGGTCAGCTGTATACGCCAGAAGATCATGATCAATTGATGTTCTACAAAGAGGATAAGATTGGTCAAATTCTGCAAGAGGGTATTAATGAAGCTGGCGGTATGTGCGACTGGATCGCCGCCGCGACTTCTTACTCAACACATGGTGTGCCGATGTTGCCTTTCTACATCTTCTACTCCATGTTTGGTTTCCAACGTATTGGCGACCTGGCATGGGCGGCGGGCGATATGCGTAGTCGTGGTTTCTTGCTGGGCGGTACCGCTGGTAGAACTACCTTGAACGGCGAAGGCTTGCAACACGAAGATGGTCACAGTCATTTGTGGAGTGGTGCAGTTCCAAACTGCATCAGTTATGACCCCACATTCTCATTTGAATTGGCGGTAGTGATTCAAGATGGTATGCGTCGCATGTTAGAGGTTCAAGAAGACGTTTACTACTATGTGACGTTGATGAATGAGAACTACGCTCATCCAGCCATGCCTAAGGGTGCTGAAAAAGACATCATCAAGGGTATGTACAAGCTGAAATCCGTTGGTGATGCTAATGCAAAACTGTGCGTGCAACTACTTGGTTCGGGGACTATTTTCCGTGAAGTGATTGAGGCTGCAGAAATTTTGCATAAAGACTGGGGCATTGCTTCTGACTTATGGGGTTGCTCAAGCTTTACCGAATTGGGGCGTGACTGGACTGCGGTACATCGTAGTAATCTCTTAAATCCAAGTGCGGCACCAGCCTTATCTCATGTTGAGAAGTGTTTAAAGGATACCGCTGGACCTGTGATTGCCGCAACTGACTATGTTCGTTTATTCGCTGAGCAAATTCGTCCAGCAATTCAGCATATGGGCCGTCGCTATGAAGTTCTTGGTACTGATGGCTTTGGTCGTTCTGATACCCGTGAAAAACTCCGTGACTTCTTTGAAGTAGATCGTCGTTGGGTTGTTTTGACTGCTTTGAGATCTTTGGTTGACTCTGGTCGGCTGGATCGTTCTAAGTTGGCAGAAGCGATTAAGAAATACGACATCGATACTACTAAACCAAACCCAATGACGGTTTGA
- the aceF gene encoding dihydrolipoyllysine-residue acetyltransferase yields the protein MSQIIEIKVPDIGDYKDVPVIEVLVKAGDKVEKEQSIVVLESDKATMDVPSSHSGIVKEVKVKVGDNLSEGSVVLVLEGGAFGVSTPAASPSVSAAPAMKAIEPPIARAPAPPPISNTPPPADAAVSHASPSVRKFARELGVTIAQVKGSGLNGRITQEDVQAFVKAAMSGGAGSPAATSSGGSLGGLNLIPWPKVDFTKFGEIERQPLNRIKKLTAANLGRNWVMIPAVTYHEDADITDLEAFRVLTNKENEKKGVKITMLAFLMKAAVAALKKYPEFNSSLDRDDLILKKYFNIGFAADTPTGLVVPVIKDADKKGIFEFAQETSDLAALARDGKLKPDQMQGASFTISSLGGIGGTYFSPIVNAPEVAILGVSKAAMKPVWDGKQFVPRLICPLSLSADHRVIDGALATRFNVYIAQLLADFRRASL from the coding sequence ATGAGTCAAATAATTGAAATCAAAGTCCCGGATATTGGCGATTACAAAGATGTTCCAGTGATTGAAGTCTTGGTGAAAGCTGGCGACAAAGTTGAGAAAGAACAATCTATCGTTGTATTAGAGTCTGATAAGGCGACTATGGATGTACCTTCCTCCCACTCTGGAATCGTCAAAGAAGTCAAAGTAAAGGTAGGCGATAACCTCTCCGAAGGCTCGGTGGTTCTTGTATTGGAAGGTGGAGCCTTTGGCGTATCTACGCCAGCAGCTAGCCCTTCAGTGTCTGCGGCTCCAGCAATGAAGGCGATTGAGCCGCCGATCGCAAGAGCCCCAGCACCACCGCCTATTAGCAATACGCCTCCGCCAGCAGATGCTGCTGTGAGCCATGCAAGCCCATCTGTGCGCAAGTTTGCACGCGAGCTTGGCGTAACGATTGCTCAGGTCAAAGGATCTGGTCTTAACGGTCGCATTACTCAGGAAGACGTTCAGGCATTTGTGAAGGCCGCAATGAGTGGTGGCGCTGGTAGTCCCGCGGCAACCTCTAGTGGCGGTAGTTTGGGTGGTCTTAATCTGATTCCTTGGCCGAAGGTGGACTTCACGAAGTTTGGCGAAATTGAGCGTCAGCCATTAAATCGTATTAAGAAGCTCACTGCGGCTAACTTGGGTCGTAACTGGGTGATGATTCCAGCAGTGACTTATCACGAAGATGCCGACATTACCGACTTGGAAGCATTCCGCGTTCTCACGAACAAAGAGAATGAGAAGAAGGGCGTCAAGATCACTATGTTGGCTTTCTTAATGAAGGCGGCAGTAGCGGCATTGAAAAAATACCCAGAGTTCAATAGTTCGTTGGATCGTGACGACCTGATATTGAAAAAATATTTTAATATCGGATTTGCGGCAGATACGCCAACTGGATTAGTTGTGCCGGTGATTAAAGATGCGGACAAGAAAGGCATTTTTGAGTTTGCTCAGGAAACTTCTGATTTAGCTGCGCTTGCGCGTGATGGCAAATTAAAGCCGGATCAAATGCAGGGCGCTAGCTTTACGATCTCATCTCTTGGCGGTATCGGTGGCACGTACTTCTCACCAATTGTGAATGCGCCTGAAGTAGCAATCTTGGGGGTGAGCAAGGCTGCTATGAAGCCGGTGTGGGATGGCAAGCAATTTGTGCCGCGCCTCATTTGCCCATTATCCCTATCCGCTGATCACCGCGTTATTGATGGTGCATTGGCTACCCGTTTCAATGTGTACATTGCTCAGCTATTGGCCGACTTCCGTCGTGCCAGTCTGTAA
- the lpdA gene encoding dihydrolipoyl dehydrogenase, translating to MAKQTILVPDIGDYSNVPVIEVLVKVGDVIEKEQPLLVLESDKATMEVLADSAGTVTSIAVKLGDKVSKGSVIAEIDASAAVPAAKPAATPAPVASAPAPAASVPEPVAARYSGNVDHECEVLVLGAGPGGYSAAFRSADLGMNTVLVERYPTLGGVCLNVGCIPSKALLHTTSVMDEVKTMAKHGITFGAPKIEIDQLRGYKESVIAKLTGGLAGMAKARKVKVVRGLGKFLDANHVEVELTGGAGQELTGQKEVIRFQKAIIAAGSQPVKLPFLPEDPRIVDSTGALLLKSIPKRMLVIGGGIIGLEMGTVYSTLGSRIDIAEMMDGLMAGADRDLEKVWEKFNAGRFETIMLKTRAAKAEVKTDGIQVSFEGENAPAEPQTYDLVLVAVGRTPNGKKIDAGNAGVQVDERGFIPVDKQMRTNVPHIFAIGDLVGQPMLAHKAVHEGHVAAEAAAGEKSYFDAKQIPSVAYTDPEVAWAGLTEEQCKAQGIAYEKCLFPWTASGRAIANGRDEGFTKLIFDATSHRIIGGGIVGTHAGDLIGEVCLAIEMGADAVDIGKTIHPHPTLGESVGLAAEAAHGHCTDLPPVKKKS from the coding sequence ATGGCTAAGCAAACGATTCTCGTTCCGGATATTGGCGACTATTCCAATGTGCCAGTGATTGAAGTGCTGGTTAAGGTTGGTGATGTGATTGAAAAAGAGCAACCTTTGTTGGTTCTCGAATCCGATAAAGCAACCATGGAGGTGCTAGCCGATTCTGCGGGCACTGTTACTAGCATTGCAGTCAAGCTTGGAGATAAAGTCAGCAAGGGTTCTGTGATTGCGGAAATTGATGCGAGTGCTGCTGTACCTGCGGCTAAACCTGCTGCAACCCCCGCTCCCGTTGCATCAGCTCCAGCGCCAGCTGCGTCTGTGCCTGAACCCGTTGCAGCGCGGTACAGCGGTAATGTAGATCATGAATGCGAAGTGCTCGTTCTCGGTGCGGGTCCCGGTGGTTATAGCGCCGCGTTTCGTAGCGCTGATTTAGGAATGAATACGGTTTTAGTCGAGCGTTACCCAACTTTGGGTGGCGTTTGTTTAAACGTAGGCTGTATTCCGTCGAAAGCATTACTGCACACCACATCAGTGATGGATGAAGTAAAGACCATGGCTAAACATGGCATTACTTTTGGTGCGCCCAAGATTGAGATTGATCAATTGCGTGGCTATAAAGAATCCGTGATTGCTAAGTTGACTGGCGGCCTTGCGGGTATGGCTAAGGCACGCAAAGTAAAAGTGGTTCGTGGCTTAGGTAAGTTCTTAGACGCAAATCATGTCGAGGTTGAGTTAACCGGCGGCGCTGGTCAGGAGCTCACTGGTCAAAAAGAAGTGATACGCTTTCAGAAGGCGATTATTGCCGCTGGTAGCCAGCCAGTGAAATTGCCTTTCTTGCCTGAAGATCCGCGCATAGTAGATAGTACGGGCGCCTTACTGCTCAAGAGCATTCCAAAGCGTATGCTGGTCATCGGTGGCGGCATCATTGGCTTGGAGATGGGGACTGTTTACAGCACGCTAGGTTCACGCATTGATATTGCTGAAATGATGGATGGCCTCATGGCGGGCGCTGATCGTGACTTAGAAAAGGTCTGGGAGAAGTTCAATGCCGGACGTTTTGAAACAATCATGCTCAAAACTCGCGCTGCGAAAGCAGAAGTTAAGACTGATGGCATTCAAGTGAGTTTTGAGGGTGAAAACGCACCAGCTGAACCGCAAACTTACGATTTGGTTTTGGTTGCTGTAGGCCGCACTCCAAATGGCAAGAAGATTGATGCAGGTAATGCGGGCGTTCAAGTTGATGAGCGTGGCTTTATTCCGGTTGATAAACAAATGCGTACCAACGTCCCTCATATTTTTGCAATTGGCGACTTGGTTGGGCAGCCGATGTTGGCTCACAAAGCGGTACATGAAGGTCACGTTGCCGCTGAAGCTGCTGCCGGTGAAAAATCCTACTTTGATGCCAAGCAAATCCCATCTGTTGCCTACACTGATCCTGAAGTAGCTTGGGCTGGTTTGACGGAAGAGCAGTGCAAGGCCCAGGGCATTGCTTATGAGAAGTGTTTATTTCCATGGACTGCGAGTGGACGCGCAATTGCTAATGGACGCGATGAAGGTTTCACAAAACTCATTTTTGATGCGACAAGCCATCGCATTATTGGTGGCGGCATTGTTGGCACGCACGCTGGCGATTTAATTGGTGAAGTGTGTTTAGCAATTGAGATGGGCGCTGATGCGGTGGATATTGGTAAAACAATTCATCCCCATCCAACGCTTGGCGAATCAGTCGGCCTTGCTGCAGAGGCTGCACATGGTCATTGCACCGATTTGCCGCCAGTTAAAAAGAAATCGTAA
- a CDS encoding phasin family protein, which translates to MNLTPEQIAAAQKANLETLSGLTNQALQSIEKLVELKMHIAKQSLSDSMNSAKKALEVKDIQQLLAHQPEAVQPMAEKIMAYSRHLYELAHETQNSFTQSAEKEFQAATKKINSLVEEWTKNAPVGSDAAVQAMKQAIAFANNVFETSPKAVKHAV; encoded by the coding sequence ATGAACTTAACTCCAGAACAAATTGCAGCAGCCCAAAAAGCAAACTTAGAGACCTTGAGCGGATTAACCAATCAAGCATTGCAAAGCATTGAAAAATTAGTTGAACTCAAGATGCATATCGCTAAGCAAAGCTTGAGCGATAGTATGAATAGCGCTAAGAAAGCATTGGAAGTGAAAGATATTCAGCAATTACTCGCCCATCAACCAGAAGCTGTACAACCAATGGCTGAAAAAATTATGGCTTATAGCCGCCACTTATATGAATTGGCGCACGAGACTCAAAATAGCTTTACCCAGTCAGCCGAAAAAGAATTTCAAGCCGCCACAAAGAAAATCAATTCCCTAGTAGAGGAGTGGACTAAGAATGCGCCCGTTGGATCTGATGCTGCTGTACAAGCCATGAAACAGGCGATTGCATTCGCGAACAATGTATTTGAAACTAGTCCAAAAGCGGTGAAGCATGCAGTTTAA
- a CDS encoding DMT family transporter, translated as MNLFSNLPTKLSLDNVIAPIFVLIWSAGFVIARLAMPYVEPATFLFWRFAVVRAAMAALSLVWRMTWPIWAQIKHIAVAGILLQFGYLMGVWFAVRLGMTVGLVAIIVGLQPIVTAWFAAWISEKVTQRQWIGLGFGFAGVALVVAEKIGFAHIPFVSYVLAFIGLLSITFGTLYQKKFCPVFDLRAGSSIQFGVSAVLCFICMYVFESGEMIWNLSVIGALLWATFPLSIGSISLLFMMIRKEAATKVTSLLYLMPPTTALMAWLMFDEPFTLLMAVGLCLTMTGVVLVNARQTNTVATIAE; from the coding sequence ATTAATCTTTTCAGTAATTTACCAACGAAGCTTTCATTAGATAACGTCATTGCACCGATATTTGTACTTATTTGGAGTGCGGGATTTGTGATTGCGCGTTTAGCCATGCCCTATGTGGAGCCAGCCACCTTCTTATTTTGGCGATTTGCGGTGGTTCGAGCGGCTATGGCAGCGCTCAGCTTAGTGTGGAGAATGACCTGGCCTATCTGGGCTCAAATCAAGCATATTGCTGTTGCAGGTATCTTGCTTCAGTTTGGTTATTTGATGGGGGTATGGTTTGCTGTCAGGTTAGGTATGACAGTGGGATTGGTGGCCATTATTGTTGGACTTCAGCCGATTGTGACTGCCTGGTTTGCGGCCTGGATTTCCGAGAAGGTAACTCAACGCCAATGGATTGGCTTGGGCTTTGGTTTTGCTGGTGTTGCTTTAGTGGTCGCTGAAAAGATTGGTTTTGCGCATATTCCATTTGTGAGTTACGTGCTCGCTTTTATTGGGTTGCTGTCTATTACATTTGGAACTCTTTATCAAAAGAAATTCTGCCCTGTGTTTGATTTGCGCGCTGGTTCATCAATTCAGTTTGGCGTATCTGCCGTGCTTTGCTTTATTTGTATGTATGTATTTGAATCCGGGGAGATGATTTGGAATCTTTCCGTTATTGGCGCGTTGTTATGGGCAACCTTCCCCTTATCCATTGGATCTATCAGTTTGCTATTTATGATGATTCGCAAGGAGGCTGCTACCAAGGTCACCAGCTTGCTTTATTTGATGCCACCCACGACTGCCTTAATGGCCTGGTTAATGTTTGATGAGCCATTTACGTTGTTAATGGCCGTGGGATTATGTTTGACAATGACCGGTGTGGTGCTGGTAAATGCGCGTCAAACTAATACCGTGGCGACAATTGCAGAGTAG